TGGGTGGTGGCCATCGGCAACCCGTTCGGCCTGGACCACTCGGTGGCGCACGGCATGATTTCCGCGAAGGAGCGCGTGCTGGGCGTGGGCCAGTTCGACGACTTCATCCAGACGGACGCGCTGATCAACCCCGGCAACTCCGGCGGCCCGCTCTTCAACATGAAGGGCGAGGTGATTGGCGTGAACACCGCCATCATCAGCGAAGGGCAGGGCATTGGCTTCGCGGTGCCCATCAACCTGGTGAAGGACCTGCTGCCCAACCTGCGGGAGAACGGGAAGCTGGAGCGCGGCTGGCTGGGCGTCGTCATCAACGAGGACGGCGCGGACGCCACTGCCACGGCCCCGGTGGTGAAGGACGTCTACCGCGGCAGCCCCGCCGCCCAGGCGCACATCCGCCCCGGGGACCGGCTGGTGGCGGTGAACGGCCGGCCCATTGGCAGCTACCTGCAGCTCTTGCGCAAGGTGGCGCTGCTGGCCCCGGGCACGGAGGCGAAGCTGACGCTGCTGCGCGACGGCGGCACCCAGGAGGTGGCGGTGCGGCTCGTCGCCCGGCCCGCCCAGGAGGCCACCGAAGGGCTCTCCAACCGGGGCGGCAGCAGCGCCAACGACCTGGGGCTGGTGCTGCGGGATTTGACGCCGGAGGTGGCCGCGCCCCTGGGCTACGAGGCCTTCCTGGGCGCGCTCGTGTCCGGTGTGGTGCCGCGCAGCCCGGCGGAGCAGTCCGGCCTGCGCGCGGGCGACGTCGTCATGGAGGTGAACCGCCGCCGCGTGAAGGATGCCGCCGCGGTGAAGGCCGCCCTGGAGCGGGGCAGCGCCGGGGCCAGCATCCTCCTGCGCGTCCAGCGGGGCGACGCGCTCCAGTACATCGCCATCGCCCGCTGACCTTCGCTTCCGGCGCCGGGCGCGTTACTTCGCGCCCGCGTCCTTGCCGTTGAGCCACAGCCCCAGCTGGTTGCCGGTGCGGCCCTCGGTGACGAGGACGGCCTCGATGCGCGCGTTGACGCCGTAGTTCTTCCCGCCGCCCTTCTTGGGCAGCGACCACACCGACTGTGGGGTGAAGACGACCTGCGCGCGCACGCCCCGCGCCATGAACATGCGGTTGAACGTGCCGCCGTTCCACATGTCCGGCGCCGTGCCGCTCACCGTGAGGTAGTTCATCACCGGGTTGCCCTGCGCGTCCGTCTTCTTCGGCGCGCCGTGGCAGAGGCCGTACTTCCCGCCCGAGAAGAAGGGCGTGATGTTGATGGTGTACTCGTTGGTGCCGGGGTTGAAGTCGCCCGGGGACAGCATGCCCGCGTCGTCCTCGGTGACGATCATGTACAGGCGCTTGCCCGTGTACTTCTTGCGGAAGGCCTCCGCCTGCTGCTTGCACTGCGGATCCACGAGCGCCCCGTCACACTCGCCCACGTACTTCTCCAGGAAGGCCCCCAGCCCGCCCAGGGGCTCGGACTCGTCACGCAGCTTCGCGAAGCGTGAGTCGACGTCGGCCAGGGCGAGCGTGGGCACAAGGAGGGCGAAGGCGGCGGCCAGGATGCGATTCACGGCGGGAAACTCCGGAAAAAGAGGGGGGAAGGACAGCCCGGGGATGGTGCCACTCCCGCCGCGCCGGGGGCAGCGCTTTCCCGTGAACCGGAACATGGTGAGTCACAGTGCGTCAGGGTGGATGTAGGTGATTATTTGCCTACATCTGGCTACCGTGTAGTTTGCCCCTGTCCCCACCTGTTTCGGAGCCCTCCCCGCATGAACACGCAGCCCCAGGAACGCCGCTCCCACCTGCGCTTCGACAAGATCTTCACCGTGTACCTGTCCACCCAGGACGGGATGATGCGGGGCATCGGCCGCAACATCAGCGCGCGGGGCATGTTCATCGAGGTGCGCGACTCGCTGGGGCTGGGCGAGAAGCTGAAGGTGACGTTCGCGGGCGAGGACGGCACGGAGATGACGTGCCTGTGCGAGGTCCGCTACCAGGTGGCGCTGGCCTTCGGCCGCAAGGACGGGCGTCCCGGCAACAGCCGCGGCGTGGGCCTGCGCATCGTGGCCTACGAGACCATGGACGACGCGCCGCTGCTCCTGGTGGACCGCGAGCGGGTGATGCACTGAAACACCACGGGGCACGGCCCTTCCCCCATTGAGCGGGAAGACACCGTGCCCCGGGGGGCGACGCAGGAATCGGTGAGGCCGGTTACTGCGAGAAGCCTTCCAGCAGGTAGTGGGCTTCGATGCGCTTGAGCGCGAGGATCATCGCGGCGCAGCGGCTGTCCACCGGCTTCCCGATGCAGTACGGGCGGCTGTCGTGCATCTCCGTCTTGCGCGGCTGGTTGCGCGAGATGTCCCGGATGATGCGGTAGTT
This DNA window, taken from Corallococcus coralloides DSM 2259, encodes the following:
- a CDS encoding trypsin-like peptidase domain-containing protein, whose product is MARRVSCHPVSVRLFSVLCAVALAPVAGAAEDPLKPWLQARVREHLAWFASPAPSAVDAPVTAGVSSLWRERPAGYSGLPHFTPPTSLAPLIRAVEAGVVNITTVGPGAVAGAVKRSTGSGFVLTPDGLVVTNNHVVANAQGPAVNPTGSGVRPGKDGPREVPVQQVSVRLADGREFPAEVVGRDASTDVALLKLNGAGLGTLPAVFLGDSDALEVGDWVVAIGNPFGLDHSVAHGMISAKERVLGVGQFDDFIQTDALINPGNSGGPLFNMKGEVIGVNTAIISEGQGIGFAVPINLVKDLLPNLRENGKLERGWLGVVINEDGADATATAPVVKDVYRGSPAAQAHIRPGDRLVAVNGRPIGSYLQLLRKVALLAPGTEAKLTLLRDGGTQEVAVRLVARPAQEATEGLSNRGGSSANDLGLVLRDLTPEVAAPLGYEAFLGALVSGVVPRSPAEQSGLRAGDVVMEVNRRRVKDAAAVKAALERGSAGASILLRVQRGDALQYIAIAR
- a CDS encoding DUF6066 family protein, which produces MNRILAAAFALLVPTLALADVDSRFAKLRDESEPLGGLGAFLEKYVGECDGALVDPQCKQQAEAFRKKYTGKRLYMIVTEDDAGMLSPGDFNPGTNEYTINITPFFSGGKYGLCHGAPKKTDAQGNPVMNYLTVSGTAPDMWNGGTFNRMFMARGVRAQVVFTPQSVWSLPKKGGGKNYGVNARIEAVLVTEGRTGNQLGLWLNGKDAGAK
- a CDS encoding PilZ domain-containing protein — translated: MNTQPQERRSHLRFDKIFTVYLSTQDGMMRGIGRNISARGMFIEVRDSLGLGEKLKVTFAGEDGTEMTCLCEVRYQVALAFGRKDGRPGNSRGVGLRIVAYETMDDAPLLLVDRERVMH